The Pleurodeles waltl isolate 20211129_DDA chromosome 7, aPleWal1.hap1.20221129, whole genome shotgun sequence genome contains the following window.
GATGAACTATGTGCAAAAGTCGCATACTGCTACTGGAACCAGTAGACACGATTTGCCACTATCCAACTGGAATTCCCACGTTAATTGTCAGGCTGCAGGAGCTGGTCTCCCTCGCCAAGGAAAATCAATTACAAAAAATGACATGCTTTGCACAGTTGTGATATCTAGGTGTTGGCACATCGTCTGAAAAGCTATGGTAAAAATCACAGTGGAGTCCATTTGCTTTTTGAATCGCCCATTTCTGTCACATGAGGATATTTTGGCTTCGGTGGGGAGAGTATATTTTTGTTTATGCAGTAGAATGATCCTTGTTTTCTGGCTGGACAAAAATGATTTATTATTTGCATAGCACGCGATCTACTCCTAGTATACCCTGTAATCCAGTGTCCAAAAACTCACAAGTAGCAACaggatacagaaaaatatattttgtaactgGCCAACTGGTTTCCCCACCTGAGTTGTCAGACCCATGAAACGTCACTTCTCGGTCTGAGTGAACATGCATAGTAGTCAAGAAATAAGACCATGGCATAGTAGTCAAGAAATGAAAACAGATAATACAATCTAGGCTGCTGGTTTCTGTAGCATAGAATAAGGCATCAAGACATGAAAATATAAGGCAAGCTCAACACAGGTCATGTTTTAGTGGTTTACTTTAATTCTGCACTGCACTTTTTACTACATGATATAAAGAATAAATAGCAGATACTCTTAATTTACATGATTAGTCTTTCACATGTGCTCTCTCTATATTTACAATAActgtaaaatacaattgtactcTCTATGCCTTCTGAGGTCCATAAAACTGCACTTTCCGAAGAATGGAAAATAGCTTTAAAGTCCTTctaaataaaaagttttaaaactgcTTCGCAACGCGAAGTGCTCTGGAATATAAATAGATACATTAGCAACAACCAGGACAAGAGTCTTGAAATTACAGTAGACGCTGGTTATTTTGACGAATAATACTGACctttttttaatagtaatttagaCTTTGTACcataaatacaaacacattttgtaCATTCCTGTAGGCACTGCCCTCCTGCTCTGGACCTTGCCTGGAGATGTAGGGGGGTCATGAGTTAGTGAGTGTCCCAGACTTCTAGCAGTCTGTGTGCCCCAGCCCTGCCCCGTGCCAGGTAAAGTCACTGACTGGCACGGTCACTGTCCAGAGGGCCTCAGCACGAGCACTTGCACTCCGAGATGATGGGGTAGTGTATGGGTATCCAGTGGCACTTCTGCCGCCGCTGGCACCTCCAGCGCAGGATGGTCAGATGCACCGACTTGGCTGCCTTGCACACCATGCCCTCGGGCACGGAGCACGAGCGCTTGCTGTAGCAGCTGCCCACCTTCACGTAGCGCGGCCAGAAGCGGCTACCCAGCTCGTTCCACGTGTAGAGCACAGGGCAGAAGGTCTGCGACCAAAGCCACATTTGCAGCTTCCGGCGCAGCTTCTTGCTGAGTCTCTGCCTCTTACCCTGCGGTTGCTGTTGCGCCGGCAGCGCCCCCTCGTGGAACTCCAGCCCCTTGATCTCCCCGGGCATGGCCCCCGAGGGCTTCTGCCGCAGCAGCATGTCCAGCTCCCCCAAGTCCTCCACCCCCTGCTGCCTGTCCTCTGGCAGCGTGATGGCCATGAAGGTGGGGTCGAAGTGGGCGCCCAGTAGCCCCCGCAGTAGAGTCTCGTTTAGGTCCCTCTCCTTGGGGTCGTACACGGGGTCCGGGTGTTCGAGGAGATCCACCAGGGGGAGGTTGTCGCTGGGCGAGGGGCGGATGTGCAGGTAGTGCTGGCAGCTGCCCTGCTCTATTCGGAGACCGAGCAGAACCAGCAGGGCGTAAAAAGTCAGAAGGCACGGGGGGTGATCCATGCTGGAGTTCGAGGTGAGTCGCTCTCATATAACAGGCATCAGAGCGGGGGTATCCGAATGTCTCTGGACTCACGGGTGCAGGCTGCCTGTGCAGGGCGCACGCTGGCACCGCTCTGTCTGCGGCTGCACAATCCGGCCGATCAGCGGGCTTTAAATCTTCGTCAACTCCAGCTCCAGAGCCCGCAGCATCCAGTAACTTCTGGGCTCTCAGGCGCTCACTTTCAGCCTCATCGCCATGGCAACCGAAGACTCCGGGCCAAAAATCGGAAGGAAACGACAACCCTGGCACTGGCAGGTATAGCTGTCCTTTGCCTCGTGCACAGGGGCACCAGCGCCAAGGATTTCTGCAAAATGTGGGGAACTTGGATCTGTGTAATTCTACCTTATTTTAAGTCAGTGTCTACAGACCAGTATCCCACACACTATTGTTGCTGTACTGGTGTCTAAAGTAATCCTTCTTTGAGTCAGTTTTAGAAGAACGAGACAGATCACCGCTGCTCTTCCAGTGACTGAAGTGATCCTTCTATGACAACCAGTCCTAACAGAGAGAATTAGTGTTTTCGAAGTGATTGTGGCTGCTTTGAAAATCCGTATCTGTGGCGTGGCTCTCTTAGACAACTCTCCCTTCGTTAAGGGACTGCAGAGAGCGCTGCTGCTGCTCTCTGACCAAAGATTCCGAGTATTGCTGAAGTGCTCTGCCGCTCAGTCCACTCTCTAGCCGTCCGGCTCCGTGCACGCTTTGCCTCTCACTGACGCTGGACGCCGATCTTCGGCGCTACCTGCTTCCTGGGATTTATGTGCCCGGCGCCCCGCGGCCGTGATGTAATTGCCATTAAGCGCTCTTGTTGGCCCGTGGCCAGGGCCGGCCTAATACCACCCTCTCTCTGAGTGGCGGAGCGGCGTGGGCGCGTCCCGCTGTCTCTGTCCCCTGGCTGGGGTCATAGCGCCCTCTGCTGGTGTCCTAGCCTGTCTGCTACGGACAGGGCTCCTTTTAAGCATGTGAGTGTCAAAGGCGCCCGAGTGTTCAGTGCGCCTTGGACGCAGCGCTGGTCCAGTCAAGTCAACATTTTCCTAGGGCCAAACTGAATGTAGGTATATCACCCTGCTTTTAGACAAATTAATTTGAGGACTGAAAACTATAGCATGGTGGCAAAGGTTACAAGTGTCACTTATGGGATGATGGCAAATAAAACCTTTTACTTAATGTTGCTATGCTGGTGTGTATGCACTAACCGCACATGGCACGTCTTTCTTAAGGGTGGCATAACACTCTGTTAGTGCGGTCGTGAGTCATGTGTTTTTGCTCTGGAAGTAGGTTGATGGGTACCTAATAAAGCATGCATTTGACACTCTGTGAACATAACTAAAACTGCTGCCAAGAGAAAGAAATCAAGCTTTCATAGGAAAAGTGAAATTCACGAAAGCAGCGAGTGGGTGGCATTTATTATGAACCCGGTATTAACTTATTCCGACAGAAAGATGCTTCTATCTACTCTATGGTAACTGTTTAGCAGTTGGCGGTAAATCGAGcgttaaaacaataaagaaatgtaGAAGACGAGGGAAAACGGGGATGAGTTGGGTACAAGTACTTTGGTATGACCGCTAGTCAGTGCTCAAATGAAAAAAAAGCAACGTAAGGCTTCCAGGACCAGCTCTTGCCAACACACACATATTAATTTGCAGAaagccacaaaagaaaaaaaagtgaaaggtaTTTGTGGTTTGTTATACTTTCTcacatttttttcttccatttcATCCATTCTCCTAAATACTATGCCACCCAAGATGGAGGGCTCTTTCTAACTCAACTCAAATATTTTCATAAGGTACAGACTTTTGTCTTGCAGCAGGGCCCGCTCGTTCGTCTGCTGGTAAACTGTTTATGTTAGCTTTTATGAGGGCGCCTCTCCTCAAGCCAGTCGGAGACTGGAGCCCGGGTGTTTGTCTTTTGGGGGGGTATTTATACCTCCCTTCTGATCTATATATCATGGGTGATGGACTCCATCGTCTCTGTCTCTCAACAAATCGTCCGCGCAGTGTCCTCTCCTGCAATAAATTCTCCGTTCACATCCAGACAGACCGTTTCTTGGCCGCAGCTCCCCCTGGCCATAACAAGACCCGGTGATTCGCACAGAAGTCAGCGGCAGAGACAGCGAGCCTCGGGCCCACCCTATACTCCccagtgccccctctctcccttcCATCAACTCACAGTCCGCGCAGAGCCTGCCAAAATAGCAACATTTCAGAAGTAAAGTGGGCAGACATTAAATGTTGCTTACAGCTGTTGACATATTCCAGTTTGACGAGGAATCCGCCACGAGCTGCTGAAGAGATCTGATAGGGTTTACTAAATGggattaaacaaatacataaaacaatGAGTGAAAGGGGCATGCAGTTAATTTTGCGAGCGGCGCTTGCCACTAGCCCTGCCTTACATAGGGGCTTGaaatcacacacaggcaacattGTTTGGTAAACAAACGCtggcagaaaaaaatatttcagCCTGAGGAATTTTTTTGCAGCCTGCCCATTAAGATAGATGCCTATCGAGATAAAGCTGGAGTCTGCAGGTCTCTTTTAAGGACTAAAGATAACAAGGAGACAGGGGTTCAATGGAGCGAGGAGTAAAGTGATGAAAACGCCTGCGAAGGCCATTTCATTGATTCCAGCTACGCTGAATAGCGCTGATACAAAACgtgttcccacccccacccccttcaccgCAGCCCCCCACGCCCTATTAGCGCCAGCGGAGGCGCCTCATTGCTAACTGTCTAATATCGCAAGATGGATTACTGAGTGTCTGAAAATGACAAACCCTGTTTCCCaaacacatttcatttttcttggCTCTGAGTGGAGAAAAGGTGCCTCACATCAAGTTTAACCCTGGTGTACTCATTGTAAAGTGACGTCTGAAAACACCATCGCCAAGTCTAGGTCATCAACACCTGGGCTAAATGCGTTCTGCTGCAGTGCTTGATGAATGACGGGTTTAGTGCAAAGACACGTCCACAAGAGCCCAACTTTCGGCGTAATCCTCTTCTCTCAGCCTTGAAGTCATAACTTAGACCGCAATGACAGACTGACATGGCTGCCTTTCACCGGCCCTGTTGACTTAATTTACCGATGGCGTAAACAATATGCGGATTCATTCTTTGATACGGTTCAACAGGCCACAGTCGAACTGCTGCGAGCCCCTTTCAAGAATATCGGATGATGTGTGACACATTTAGAGTCACGGAATTAATGCAACAGGAAAAATGTTTTCCTTAATGTCATCAGGTTGTTTGTTTTctaagacacatttgggaaatgcACCTTCCATGAACTGCTCTTGGACTTAAAGCGAACAATGCCTTTCTTTCTCCAAACACTACTTGCCCTCTGATACTGTTGTTGCAGTAGGTTTGTGACCTGAAATATGATCTGAAGATGTCTTcatctttgtaattttatcttagGACACCGTCAAGTCCTAACAGATACGGTACCTGCCCAGATATAGACTCTCTCCTGTGCAGAAATAGCCAACATTGTTACCAGACATCACTACAAAGGTGCAAACGTTTACAGGAAGTCTTCATACAAGCAGCCACCCTTCCCGTCCCGAAATCTCCTTTCTTTTCCACCATGAGTTCTAGGTTGGGGATGTGATCAGTCTGGTACTCGACCCCACACCACTCACCTAGTCAATTACATCCTCAAAGCTAggattcacacaggtcatatttttgATTAGGGCTAGACCGGCATTTTATTCCACTAGGCGTTTCCTGGATGGCCTGGAGCCCTTAGAAGGCGATTTTAAAATACCAGGGCCGTTCCTCGTGCCTCTATTACTTTTCCTAGCTCCATGGCTGGATGCAtggggaggcttcaagagagaagGCGGGGTGAAGATAGAGAGAAAGATGAGATCAGAGAAGCAGATGACAAAGGAGAGGAGAGatagaaaggatggatggaaaaagGAGTATGTGCAAGGAGACAGAGCAGGGCTGGTTTGAGTTATTGTCCTGGAGCTGCTTTAGTTTCCCAGTCGGACCCTGTTTGTGTATTAatatacaacatgcatgatcaatCAGCATACGGAGCAAAGCAGAACATCATGACTTTTTCACATTTCTTACATGACAAATACGACTGGGTTCAAAGCTATACTTGAAAAACAGTACAAAGTAGTATTTACATTATGGGCAGATAAAAAAAGGGAGGGTGTTAATTTCTTGCCCAACACTCAGATCCAGCCTTGCATTTAATTTTTATCCATTTACATACAAGCAAAATCACATCACATCATTTAAATGGGGATGATTACAGACTGCTACCATACAGTAGACGATCCCCACATCCGCCCAATCAAATTCACCGGGCGGTGGCGCATCCTATGGGCAGCAGTGAGAGAACAGAAGATAAAACATTGTGCAGGGTGTTTGGatgaaatattgagtttttaatatgaTACATAAATATTTGCCAAAATATCATTAATACAGAAATATGTCACAAAATATGGTCGTCaagaatattgtttattttttgtgtatgttggactgCGCCCTCTCTGTAGGATCATCCCTTAATTATGCTATCCTTTGCtgaactctttgttggctatgaggattctgtgcactttaccgctgctattcAGTAATAAAGTTCTTGTACTCTCTTCTTCAAATGTGGTAAAATTGGCCTGCACCtgactggtacatttaatttacttgtaagcccctagtaaatggtactacatgtacccaggccagtattgctactagtgggactgcagcacttgttgtgccactacTAAAGTAGCAGTGcaacagggtgcatggtatttaaaaaagagGACGTATGTATgcaggttttacatgttctggtagtgaaaaactactaaagttgttttccactgtagcaaggctatcactcccatagattaacactgggttaccttattacactcagggccttatttagatattggcaaatGAGGTACTCCATCAAAagtgtgactgatatcctgtcagccaaaatctaaatctcattatatctcatgggatttagatttcagtggaaggGATATTCGtctccattgtgatggagtaacttgtccaccaatagctaaatcaggtccttaatgtcTGGATGCTCACCCCAAATGGGGAGAGCTGACATTCATGGCAAGTGTGGTAGGATCAGCATGTGCTATCAGGATGGCGGGCCTTGATGGGTGTAAGGTGTAGGCCTTCCCTCCTGGCAGATCTGACTTCCCTTTTTTACGCAGGGTAATCATCTTAAGTGGGAGATGGCAAAGGGCTTGGCCACCTGGTACTCCAAACAAAGGGTACGGCAAGGTGGGACTCGGCCTCTTTCCTAACCACCTTTGACTGATGCCATTGCTGTTCCCGCCTGCTGCCATGAGAAGCCTCAGCATCGGCAGGAGCCACTGAGGCCTCGGAGCTCATTTTGTATTCCAACCCACCCATTCTCCTGCCCTCAGTGTTGTTTCAGTGTTTAGCAGGTTTAGCTCATGTCACTAGAAGTGTGAGTGTTATGTATTCTTACATTTTATGATAGttctaaaatgtgtttattttgtcaTCTGTAACATGGGATTAACTACTCTTTTATTTTTTCAGGAACAGTTGAAGGAGTTGATGTTTGGTGCCTTTTGTTGTATTGGGCGGGATGGGTACTTACTCCATAAAGACACTTCGGGTTCCCTTGGCATCTCTCAGGAGCTCAAAACACAGATCTCTAGTATCACGGGGACCTCAAAAGGAGGCATCTGTAGTATTCTGTAAAGAATCTGCAACCAGCAAGGGGTTGGAGTGGACACCTATGCAGCCCTTTCTCCGCCCTTACACTTGCGCATTTCTAGACATTGGCCTTTTGGGGGTTGGAGAACGCAGTCTGTGCCAGGGGACAAAGGCATGGCCCAGGTGCCCAGACTGGTTCACTGATGGTGTGGGGCTAATCCAGCTAGTGTTGCTTTGGAGTGAGCAGGCCTACTACATGTATTAGTTTCAAAGATCAGAAAGGGCCTCGCTTAAGAGCA
Protein-coding sequences here:
- the NOG gene encoding noggin, which encodes MDHPPCLLTFYALLVLLGLRIEQGSCQHYLHIRPSPSDNLPLVDLLEHPDPVYDPKERDLNETLLRGLLGAHFDPTFMAITLPEDRQQGVEDLGELDMLLRQKPSGAMPGEIKGLEFHEGALPAQQQPQGKRQRLSKKLRRKLQMWLWSQTFCPVLYTWNELGSRFWPRYVKVGSCYSKRSCSVPEGMVCKAAKSVHLTILRWRCQRRQKCHWIPIHYPIISECKCSC